In Buchnera aphidicola (Macrosiphum gaurae), the following proteins share a genomic window:
- a CDS encoding MFS transporter, with product MILLNNTKKLLEKEYIKKNTKKFNQVILALFSGGFATFSILYCVQSILPIFSKQFYLTPAESSLSLSAATVTMALGMLFTGPLSDIIGRKSIMSTCLFIAAILTIICSMMTSWTSIVLLRSLTGLALSGVVAVAMTYISEEIHPNSLSFCMGLYISGNTIGGFSGRFLSSILAEKFSWNVSLMIIGLFAFIASCFFLYFLPPSKNFSSISINFYKFLNHFYLQIKNPALFILFIIGFILMGSFVTIFNYIGYRLMLAPFFLCQSSIGLISIIYLTGVYSSPKAGILIHKYHRNNILIASLLLMIIGVFITQYNQLLIIILGLVIFSGGFFASHSTASSWVGSYTHVAKIQATSLYLFFYYLGSSVFGTFGGFFWFHMKWSGISIFIIITLFFGVFLSFKLKKKNF from the coding sequence TTGATTTTATTAAACAATACAAAAAAATTATTAGAAAAAGAATACATAAAAAAAAATACAAAAAAATTTAATCAAGTTATTTTAGCTCTTTTTTCCGGTGGTTTTGCTACTTTTTCTATTTTATATTGCGTTCAATCAATTCTACCGATATTTTCTAAACAATTTTATTTAACTCCTGCAGAAAGTAGTTTATCTCTTTCTGCTGCAACTGTAACAATGGCTTTAGGTATGCTTTTTACAGGACCATTATCTGATATAATTGGTAGAAAATCAATTATGTCTACCTGTTTATTTATAGCTGCAATATTAACTATAATATGTTCAATGATGACTAGCTGGACTAGTATTGTCCTATTACGATCATTAACTGGATTAGCCTTAAGCGGTGTTGTTGCTGTTGCAATGACATATATTAGTGAAGAAATACATCCAAATTCTTTATCTTTTTGTATGGGATTATATATTAGTGGAAATACTATAGGTGGCTTTTCAGGAAGATTTTTAAGTAGTATTTTAGCAGAAAAATTTTCTTGGAATGTTTCACTAATGATAATTGGTTTATTTGCTTTCATAGCATCTTGTTTTTTTTTGTATTTTTTACCCCCTTCTAAAAATTTTTCATCCATTTCCATTAATTTTTATAAATTTTTAAATCATTTTTATTTACAAATAAAAAATCCAGCGTTATTCATTCTTTTCATAATAGGTTTTATACTAATGGGGAGTTTTGTTACTATTTTTAATTATATTGGTTATCGTTTGATGTTAGCACCATTTTTTCTTTGTCAATCAAGTATAGGATTAATATCTATTATTTATTTAACTGGAGTATACAGTTCTCCTAAAGCTGGTATTTTAATTCATAAATATCATCGTAATAATATTCTTATTGCATCGTTACTATTAATGATAATAGGTGTTTTTATTACACAATATAATCAATTATTAATAATAATTCTGGGTTTAGTAATATTTTCTGGCGGGTTTTTTGCATCTCATTCAACTGCTAGTAGCTGGGTCGGTTCATATACCCATGTTGCTAAAATTCAAGCTACATCTTTATATCTATTTTTTTATTATCTAGGCTCTAGCGTATTTGGTACATTTGGCGGTTTTTTTTGGTTTCATATGAAATGGTCTGGAATTTCTATTTTCATAATAATAACATTATTTTTTGGTGTTTTTTTATCTTTTAAATTAAAGAAAAAAAATTTTTAA